A section of the Thermogemmatispora onikobensis genome encodes:
- a CDS encoding molybdopterin-dependent oxidoreductase, translating into MELELRINGVIKSLDVAPNELLLNVLRREGYYSVKHGCGHGHCGACTVLIDGLPRPSCVMLAMQAAGATVTTVEGLGSFRRLHPLQETFIDAGAVHCGFCTPGMLLSAYALLQRNPNPSEEEIRDALAGNLCRCTGYNRIVQAVQRAAALLRGEDIEPISIPDSGGRTRPWDLGPAPLEPDEQVGGGGEAPPVHAMMGRPERQIDAIKLVTGKPAFADDCNLPGLLHARLLTSPHAHAIIREIDTTEARALPGVHAVLTYKDIPRIPYTSAAQPWPEPGPHDQYSLDHIVRYVGDRVAVVAAETADIAEQALKLIKVDYEPLPAVFDPRKALEPGAPQLHPEPESYGIYDANRNIAAHVQFEQGNVERAFAGAELIVEGEYVLPQIQQVAIENHVAITYWDEDDRLVVRTSSEVPYHVRRLVAVLTGLAPRRIRVIAPRVGGGFGAKHDLLVEDLCALLTLATDRPVRLEYSRVDEFRSSRVAPSHIIRLKTGLRRDGTILANQMLVLVNAGAYGGQAVPLSVGSGLNSLPLYPCPSLRYSAQVVYTNLPPAGAFRSNGAWAGLFALESHMDEIARRLSMDPLTLRRKNWLKEGEILPFLPLATAAYQSATPQTALASSQLADVRLRHCGLPHCLQVVEEQLNWREKRRQGQSQSGRIQRGVGIALAMHLPIPRPSLLSSATLKLNEDGSFNLLISLPENGNGSHTILTQIAAEGLGVRPEDILIHPPDTDSTPFDTSSDPSSSLYACVHAVRQAAAQVRQQLLSVAARLLNVPAESLSLADSVIRAPGGQSLSLSQVALQALYGEQPTSISATSSWSAACSAPTFAAQGVEVEVDTATGATHVLKVVSAIDGGHIVNPVLAEGQIEGGIAQGLSYGLCEEMVYDQQGNPLTTNLNDYRIFSARDMPETSIVLMEGDGADPLDIRDISEIAIAAVAPALANAVADALGVRLRQLPLTPERVLHALYMARQQAARAAT; encoded by the coding sequence CTGCACGGTGCTCATCGATGGTCTGCCACGTCCTAGCTGCGTCATGCTCGCCATGCAGGCAGCTGGCGCGACGGTGACCACGGTCGAGGGACTCGGCTCGTTTCGCCGCCTCCATCCCTTACAGGAGACCTTCATCGACGCTGGCGCAGTCCACTGCGGCTTCTGTACCCCCGGTATGTTGCTTTCAGCTTACGCGCTCCTGCAGCGCAATCCCAATCCCAGCGAGGAAGAGATCCGTGACGCCCTGGCGGGGAATCTCTGCCGTTGCACTGGTTACAATCGCATTGTCCAGGCCGTGCAGCGCGCTGCAGCCTTGCTGCGCGGCGAAGATATCGAACCGATCAGCATTCCCGACAGTGGTGGTCGCACACGCCCCTGGGATCTTGGGCCTGCTCCACTGGAGCCAGACGAGCAGGTGGGCGGGGGCGGGGAAGCACCACCCGTGCATGCCATGATGGGGCGACCAGAACGCCAGATTGACGCCATCAAGCTTGTCACAGGCAAGCCAGCCTTTGCTGACGACTGCAACCTGCCCGGCCTGCTGCACGCTCGGCTTCTTACAAGCCCCCATGCTCACGCCATCATTCGCGAGATCGATACGACAGAGGCGCGCGCCTTACCGGGTGTCCATGCCGTTCTGACCTACAAAGACATTCCCCGCATCCCCTACACTAGCGCCGCTCAGCCCTGGCCTGAGCCTGGACCACACGACCAGTACAGCCTGGATCACATCGTTCGCTATGTAGGGGACCGCGTGGCAGTCGTCGCCGCCGAGACGGCGGACATCGCTGAGCAGGCGCTCAAGCTGATCAAGGTCGACTACGAGCCGCTGCCCGCCGTCTTTGATCCCCGCAAGGCCCTCGAGCCGGGAGCGCCTCAGCTGCACCCCGAACCGGAATCGTATGGCATCTACGATGCCAATCGCAACATCGCAGCTCACGTGCAGTTCGAGCAGGGCAACGTTGAGCGGGCTTTTGCCGGCGCCGAGCTGATCGTGGAAGGGGAATATGTCCTTCCCCAGATCCAGCAGGTGGCCATTGAAAACCACGTTGCAATTACCTATTGGGATGAGGATGACCGCCTCGTCGTGCGCACGAGCAGCGAGGTGCCCTATCACGTGCGGCGCCTTGTGGCTGTCCTGACCGGGCTAGCGCCGCGCCGGATTCGGGTCATCGCTCCGCGCGTGGGTGGGGGTTTTGGAGCCAAGCACGATCTTCTCGTTGAAGACCTCTGCGCCCTGCTCACCCTGGCTACCGATCGTCCTGTGCGCCTTGAATACAGCCGGGTAGACGAGTTTCGCAGTAGCCGTGTGGCACCGAGCCACATCATCCGCCTCAAGACCGGTCTTCGGCGCGACGGCACGATCCTCGCCAATCAGATGTTAGTCCTGGTCAATGCCGGTGCCTACGGAGGTCAGGCCGTCCCTCTCTCAGTGGGAAGCGGGTTGAACAGCCTCCCCTTATATCCCTGTCCGAGCCTGCGCTACAGTGCCCAGGTGGTCTATACCAACCTGCCACCTGCTGGCGCCTTCCGCAGCAATGGAGCCTGGGCGGGCCTTTTTGCCCTCGAAAGCCACATGGACGAGATCGCACGCCGCCTGAGCATGGACCCCTTGACCTTGCGACGCAAAAACTGGCTCAAGGAGGGGGAGATCCTTCCTTTCCTCCCTCTAGCCACAGCCGCTTATCAGTCTGCCACTCCCCAGACAGCTCTGGCCTCCAGCCAACTGGCGGACGTGCGACTCAGACACTGCGGCCTGCCTCACTGCCTGCAGGTGGTCGAAGAGCAGCTCAACTGGCGAGAGAAACGCCGACAGGGACAGAGCCAGAGTGGACGCATCCAACGCGGCGTCGGCATTGCTCTGGCCATGCACCTGCCCATTCCCCGCCCGTCCTTGCTGAGCAGCGCCACGCTCAAGCTCAACGAGGACGGCTCCTTCAACCTGCTCATCAGCCTCCCCGAGAACGGCAACGGCAGCCACACCATCCTGACCCAGATCGCCGCCGAGGGTCTCGGCGTGCGTCCCGAAGATATTCTCATTCATCCTCCTGATACCGACAGCACTCCTTTCGATACGAGCAGCGACCCCTCTTCTTCCCTTTACGCCTGTGTTCACGCTGTCAGGCAAGCAGCCGCGCAGGTTCGGCAGCAGCTACTCAGTGTTGCCGCGCGGCTGCTCAACGTGCCAGCGGAGAGCCTCTCTCTGGCCGACTCTGTGATCCGCGCCCCAGGTGGTCAAAGCCTCAGCCTCTCGCAGGTAGCGCTACAGGCTCTCTACGGCGAGCAGCCGACGTCGATCAGCGCCACCTCCTCCTGGAGTGCGGCCTGCAGTGCTCCGACCTTTGCCGCCCAGGGCGTCGAGGTCGAGGTCGACACCGCGACAGGCGCCACGCATGTGCTCAAGGTCGTCTCAGCGATCGACGGCGGCCACATTGTCAATCCTGTTCTTGCCGAAGGGCAGATCGAGGGTGGCATCGCTCAGGGACTCAGCTATGGTCTCTGCGAAGAGATGGTCTATGATCAGCAGGGGAACCCGCTAACGACCAACCTGAACGACTATCGTATCTTCAGTGCCCGCGATATGCCCGAGACAAGCATTGTCCTGATGGAGGGAGACGGCGCCGACCCGCTCGACATCCGCGACATTAGCGAGATAGCTATCGCTGCCGTGGCCCCAGCCCTGGCCAACGCCGTTGCCGACGCGCTTGGTGTGCGCCTGCGTCAACTTCCACTCACTCCGGAGCGCGTCCTGCACGCCCTCTACATGGCCAGACAGCAAGCAGCCAGAGCGGCTACGTGA
- a CDS encoding amino acid kinase family protein has product MSKLAVVAIGGNSLIEDEEDRDGPGQLEAICASAKHIVDLIVNGWNVVIAHDNTPQIDQPGESLLHRLPLPPQRFPASLLAGLQGRLGYLIQQALDDELQHRGLNRRSACLLTRVVVSPGDRETTLAQPASGPVAKAQTTDELETDMAGPLSAKDATSTRLELLEIVEQEAIKTLLQAGFIVIAAAGGSIPMRRDGEGGLYPVETCLPADLAASFLATQLNADLFLVATTAERVALCPQQVGQAYPLDMLTLAELRHYEATGHFANERLQSKIRAVIRYLERGGGAALLTCPQAIGRALAGRTGTWVLP; this is encoded by the coding sequence ATGAGCAAGCTGGCTGTCGTTGCCATAGGCGGTAACTCACTGATCGAAGACGAGGAAGACAGGGATGGACCTGGGCAGCTTGAGGCCATATGCGCCTCAGCAAAGCATATCGTCGACCTGATCGTCAACGGCTGGAACGTGGTCATTGCCCATGACAATACCCCCCAGATTGACCAGCCAGGCGAATCTCTTCTTCACAGGCTCCCACTCCCTCCCCAGCGGTTCCCCGCAAGTCTCCTGGCGGGACTTCAGGGGAGACTGGGCTATCTGATCCAGCAGGCGCTGGATGATGAGCTGCAGCACCGGGGATTGAACCGCCGTAGTGCCTGCCTGCTCACGCGGGTCGTTGTCAGCCCAGGCGACCGCGAGACGACGCTCGCCCAGCCTGCCAGCGGACCCGTGGCCAAGGCCCAGACAACGGACGAACTGGAGACGGACATGGCCGGCCCACTAAGCGCAAAGGACGCAACCAGCACAAGACTGGAGCTGCTGGAGATTGTAGAACAGGAGGCCATCAAAACCTTGCTCCAGGCCGGCTTCATCGTGATTGCCGCAGCCGGTGGCAGCATCCCGATGAGGCGCGATGGAGAGGGAGGTCTCTACCCGGTGGAGACCTGCCTTCCTGCCGATCTGGCTGCCAGCTTCCTGGCCACGCAGCTGAACGCCGACCTCTTCCTGGTCGCCACGACAGCCGAGAGGGTGGCCCTCTGTCCCCAGCAGGTGGGACAAGCGTATCCTCTGGACATGCTCACTCTTGCCGAGCTACGCCATTACGAGGCCACCGGACACTTCGCCAACGAGCGTCTGCAGTCAAAGATTCGCGCTGTCATCCGCTACCTGGAGCGTGGTGGCGGCGCAGCTTTGCTCACCTGTCCCCAGGCTATCGGGCGCGCTTTGGCCGGGCGCACTGGCACCTGGGTGCTACCCTAG
- a CDS encoding alpha-hydroxy acid oxidase, whose product MDLINVFDYEALARERMESGSWVYYACGAEDEVTLRANRSAFERIKLRPRVLVDVSQVDLTTTVLGTSLPMPILIAPTALQTLAHPEGECEMARGAALAGTLLVVSTSASRSLEEVAAAAGGPLWFQLYITARPTAQRLVERAEAAGYQGLVLTVDTPRWGNKERTARNPLSRSIRKANFEHEGEGDQPDPSCTWEIIPWLRSLTRLPLILKGILRGEDAQRACEYGVDAIIVSNHGGRQLDGVPATIDVLPEIVEAVAGRCEVYLDGGIRRGSDILKALALGARAVLVGRPPLWGLAVNGAEGVAEILTMLRDELEQAMALSGCPHLASVDRSLVRLTYVS is encoded by the coding sequence ATGGACCTGATTAACGTCTTCGACTACGAGGCTCTGGCCCGTGAGCGCATGGAAAGCGGTTCCTGGGTCTACTACGCCTGTGGAGCAGAGGATGAAGTGACACTACGGGCCAATCGCAGCGCTTTTGAGCGCATCAAACTCAGGCCACGGGTCCTGGTTGACGTCAGTCAGGTTGACCTGACGACAACAGTGCTCGGTACGAGCCTGCCCATGCCCATTCTCATCGCACCAACGGCCCTGCAAACCCTGGCGCATCCCGAAGGAGAGTGCGAGATGGCCCGAGGGGCGGCCCTGGCTGGTACCTTGCTAGTAGTGAGCACCTCGGCCAGTCGCAGTCTGGAGGAAGTAGCCGCCGCCGCTGGCGGACCACTCTGGTTCCAGCTTTATATCACGGCGCGCCCGACCGCCCAGCGCCTGGTCGAGCGAGCTGAAGCCGCTGGCTATCAGGGCCTGGTGCTGACAGTTGACACGCCGCGCTGGGGAAATAAAGAGCGCACCGCGCGCAACCCACTTAGTCGCAGCATCCGCAAGGCCAATTTTGAGCATGAGGGCGAGGGCGACCAGCCCGATCCTTCCTGCACCTGGGAGATCATTCCCTGGCTACGCTCGCTCACTCGCCTGCCACTGATTTTGAAAGGCATTCTGAGAGGCGAGGACGCCCAGCGGGCTTGTGAGTATGGGGTCGACGCCATCATCGTCTCGAATCACGGAGGGCGCCAGCTCGACGGCGTACCCGCTACCATCGACGTTCTGCCCGAGATCGTAGAGGCAGTGGCAGGACGCTGCGAGGTCTACCTGGATGGCGGGATCAGACGCGGCAGCGATATCCTCAAGGCCCTGGCACTGGGAGCGCGAGCGGTCCTCGTCGGGCGCCCCCCGCTCTGGGGCCTGGCCGTTAACGGAGCCGAGGGAGTGGCCGAGATCCTGACGATGCTGCGCGACGAGCTGGAGCAAGCGATGGCCCTCTCAGGCTGCCCTCACCTGGCCAGCGTCGATCGCTCCCTGGTCAGGCTCACGTATGTGTCATAA
- the thrC gene encoding threonine synthase, with the protein MLLASHILKLECVLCGSSYTPGSVTYTCPNCGPQGTLLVHYDYDQIRWNYHAESRDPSIRRFRPFLPIPYGNRLPPLIVGGTPLYPAERLRKHLNMRNLWLKDETRNPSGSYADRGAFVATSLALPEERKLVCASTGNSALALSQQAAALGLSCQLFLPLRSARKLAGVLQLCGARIFAIDGSYEDAFDLSVEATAKFGWYNVNIGYNPYIVEGLKTVGLEIAEQLGHAVPDAILVPVADGGLISGIYRGFEDLRQLGIVRQIPRLIAVQTEGAPAFVRSLSNESQRQPEAVSPTTQVESLAVGHPHNGVMALRHVRQSGGFGITVSDEALLKARQELAALTGIFVEPAGAASYAALLQLLEEGKIRRQETVILLATASGQRSGETVEQGEEELVTLARGGEGLHALELQASA; encoded by the coding sequence ATGCTGTTAGCGAGCCATATTCTAAAGCTGGAATGTGTTCTTTGCGGCAGCAGCTATACTCCGGGCAGCGTCACCTACACCTGCCCGAACTGCGGTCCCCAGGGCACTCTTTTAGTTCATTATGACTATGACCAGATTCGTTGGAATTACCACGCCGAGAGCCGTGATCCCTCAATCCGGCGCTTTCGTCCCTTCCTACCCATTCCCTACGGCAACCGCCTGCCGCCGCTGATCGTCGGGGGAACGCCGCTCTACCCGGCAGAGCGACTACGCAAGCACCTCAATATGCGCAATCTCTGGCTCAAAGATGAAACGCGCAATCCCAGCGGCTCATACGCTGACCGTGGGGCCTTTGTCGCGACCAGCCTGGCCCTGCCAGAGGAGCGCAAGCTGGTCTGCGCCTCAACAGGCAACAGTGCCCTGGCGCTAAGTCAGCAGGCGGCAGCACTGGGACTGAGCTGTCAGCTCTTTCTCCCCCTGCGCAGCGCTCGCAAGCTCGCCGGGGTCCTGCAGCTCTGCGGCGCCCGAATCTTCGCTATCGACGGCAGCTACGAGGACGCCTTTGACCTGAGCGTCGAGGCCACGGCCAAATTCGGCTGGTACAACGTCAATATCGGTTACAATCCCTATATTGTCGAAGGACTCAAGACCGTCGGTCTGGAAATTGCCGAGCAATTGGGGCACGCCGTTCCCGACGCCATTCTCGTACCCGTGGCCGATGGTGGCTTGATCAGTGGCATCTACCGCGGCTTCGAAGACCTGCGCCAGCTTGGCATTGTCCGTCAGATTCCGCGCCTCATCGCGGTGCAGACAGAAGGCGCGCCGGCTTTCGTGCGCTCCCTTAGCAACGAGAGCCAGCGCCAGCCAGAGGCTGTTTCTCCAACAACCCAGGTGGAGAGCCTCGCCGTCGGTCATCCCCACAATGGAGTCATGGCCTTGCGCCACGTCCGCCAGAGCGGCGGCTTTGGGATCACCGTCAGCGACGAGGCCCTGCTCAAAGCCCGCCAGGAGCTGGCCGCCCTGACCGGTATCTTTGTCGAACCAGCGGGAGCAGCCTCCTATGCGGCTCTGCTGCAGCTGCTTGAGGAAGGCAAGATCAGGCGCCAGGAGACGGTCATCCTGCTAGCCACGGCTAGTGGCCAGCGCAGCGGTGAGACAGTCGAGCAAGGCGAGGAAGAGCTTGTCACGCTCGCCAGAGGCGGTGAAGGGCTGCATGCTCTGGAGCTGCAAGCCAGCGCCTGA